The following is a genomic window from Plasmodium berghei ANKA genome assembly, chromosome: 9.
GGATATTATTCTCGGGTTTAAGGGGGTGCATTAACTAAAAAAGTATTTGCTATCGCGAACAAGTGATATATCAAGATAACCCTGCTCAGGAGGTGGGGGTATTTTTTCTGCATATTTTCCTAATCTCATTTGGAAGTTTTGATAAATGTTTTCTAAAATAggtttattatataaagtaACAAAAGAATCtctaataaatttattcataatGTCAACGTTACAAGCATGTGTCCAATATGAATCATGGACAGCAGCAAAactaaaattattttttatgagcATTTTTTCTGCAGTCATAATTAAATGTGAAGCATCTAAAGAATGTACAAAATTTGGAGGGAAACCTAAcctttgtttatttttatgaagcaaagaatttttataagaTGTTACACTAACAGATTGTAATGGTGTATTTACTAAAATTCTAGTTCCTAATCTATATGGTTGTTCACATGGTAAACCAATTGGTGATATCCATGTTATAGgtatatttaaatcatttgttacttttgataaattattaaaccatttttttatgatcaTAGCTCTTTTAAATATCTCACTTATAgattcaaatatataattagctatatatttagataattcattaattgtatttttatcagTATCTTTAGCAATCATGTTTTGAATTTTCCCTTTAACTTGATTTTTTGCACCAATTGATGTAACCCCATAACATATTGTCATTATTGTTTGTTTTACAACTTtcctttttaataaattgtaTTTGAAACAATAGTTTGCTAATTCTGATTTGTTAAGAAAATTGGtactttcatttttatttccaccATTATCCatgtcattttttattttgcttATAACTATATCTAATACTACTGTATAAATATCTTGAGGTTCATCAGATGGAAGAATATTAACAGCACGCCCACCATCTTTATCTTTTCCTAATGCAGCATAATGCTGTAATCCATTACATGTTCCATCTTGTTGTATTGGCATGttacttttatattttgatggATCAGAGGAATTTAAAGCATTTATTAAATCTATAGAAACAGCTAAAGCTTGCCATGGATTATCTGCTAAACCCCAAAATTCTAAATTTTCAAATGGGTTTTcacttaattttttaatattattaatattttgatcAACCCATtctattctttttttaaagtttaatttatcttttCCAAAATTATTTGCTAAATGAACTTTTAACCAATATAATCCATTTGGACCTATTTCTTCTCCATTTGAAAAAACTATCAAACTTCTACAAATATCATCGCCCATATGGTGTAAATGAGGAGACAATGGATACATTCTACCACGAAAATCAATATTATgaggaaaatatatttgttcattttctttGAAAGTTTTTGCTACTGctaatttttgtaaaaaggTTGGTCTTTCACTTATTAAACATTTGTTTAATCTAGTAATTTcttcttttaataaataaaatttttttatttcttcattattattattatttttttttaaatcaatattataaggtaaattataatttttatttaaaggTATTTTTCCTATCGTTTTCCCAttcatatatgcatattcaatataatgtaatatttctttatttactTTCCAACCAACATTACCTATTTCGgatactatattttttattctacTCATATTACatacatttaaattaaataaaggtttaatattatatctaataaaattattttttaataataacatacCACCTTGATCATTTTCCCATTTTTTAGGTTTACATATCATaggtaaataatttaatggTACATGTGAATTTATtgcattatttaataaaaagtttGCACAACTTTCTCTCATATGTATAACACCATAccaattattatttttccatatatatgaatgtaCAAATACGGgtatttctattttatttttatctctCCTAGatctatataatattatttctttattttttaatttttctttttgatttttacaaaaattgttttgtttcacttttttttctccatTTTCTTGTTTCTCTGTTTCGCAAACTTGTTTAACATTGGATTTTTCTTTACTATTGCAATTGTTTATGTTTGTTTCTTTTGAGTTTATTTCACCTGAACAagtcatattttttttttccatcaCCTCTTCATTATGATTTCCTAACTCATTACTGACGTTTATTTTGTGTAAATCCTCATTTGTTATAGCTATTTGATCGTGcgtgcatttttttttttttttttttttttcttcattttgaTTTTGGCTAGCATTATCAAGAAAATTAGCTAGCTCATTCCCTTTCTTCCATTTATCAcgaataataaattttagaGAATTAGATTCATGTTCATAATATTCCTGATaatttaattcttttttatatttacaatcTGAGTAAAGATCTTCTCCCTTAGTTTTAGCTGTcttatgtaaaaataaataatatttatactcATTTCTATATTCATCCTTGGCTGTATTTATATCTACGTCTATTTTAGCATTATcaattaacatttttaataaaagacCTCCGATTGAGGCTTTTTTCATTGAATTCCACTGAACTAATTCAAAGggtttatttaaaaaattattaccatcattatttgttttttggCTATTTtggtaatttttttttttttcaatagaTTTTGTTGCCTCAttagtatatatttctaaGTTATTTTCCAATTGTGTATCAGTAtgtttgttatttttacatgtattttctatattagATTTAATATTCtggtttttattttccatatatagtttttcttttatttcatttagcattttatatttttgaaaatgagaaaaagaaacattcgatttgttttttttaataaaattatataaaaggttatttttttcaagcaattgaaaatttagttcattattaatttcTTCTCCAATTTTAATAGCAATATGTGTAAATAAAGATTGATATGGATATTCTTGTTCAAAATGTTTAGATTGAGTAGTTACTTcgtttgaatattttttttttaatggattaaatgtatattgAATTGTCCATTTTACTGTTATAATAgctaataatttttcttctaTTAAATCTgggaatatattttttttataattattttttttaatattttctttataattaattatttttttttctaattcaTTAACccaatttaaatatattttacataaGCCTTGGATTTCTgtaactttttttaaatcatgCAAATTTGAAACAAATTCTTCAGCTTCTTCAATAGCTTTTTTATAAGATGATCTTTCTATTAATACCTGTCTtctcatatttattatattatctttaacaatattttcataattagCAGTTTGATTATGTgctattatattattgcaATTTTCGAAATTATTTTGGTGATTTCCTTGTATATGTTTTTGTTCTTgattattttgaataattgGATAAATGTTATCACCATATATTagtttctttttttctttaatccagtttatatcaaataaattatttatattcataggACCagttatttcatttttgtctatttccattttaacattaactttttttatataattaaatatttcctCACCCCCAACATCACATATTAATAATCCATTTGCCGATAAGTAATCATCAagattttcaaaaaaaaaaataatatttttttcaattccATTAGTATGTTCTTTATCCAATGTATTAATatagtttattattttatttttatatttttcgtctaaattttttattttttcaactAAAGTTTCCAATTctgttttaatttcattttgtaGACAATTTTTGGAGGTATAATCTTTTTcaattaatatttcttctgtttttaaattttttacatttattttttcatcattaagatttttttttttttttttttcgtcacttttatcattttcaatGGATATTAGTATatcttcttcattttcataactgttacattttattttgttcgtttcattttttgatttttctgatttatataatgaagCTGTCTGATTGTTCTTACCCAATTGATCATTGATTTTGcattccttttttttgttataatattttacaggatgttcattattatatattatatgtatattagctttttttttttttgttaagttaatatttgaaaaagaGTTAGACTTAAGATATAGTAAATAATTAGTAgctctttcttttttttttaacaaaaatataaacccAATGTTACTATGAAAATGTGTGAATTTGTTAATCAGGTTTttggaaataatatttgttttcattgataataaaaaaaaaaaaatatatatacatatatgtatatatataataaattttataggaatataaaaaggTAGTAACGTATTTATAACGTTGtgaataaacaaaaaaagagaCACTAATTTAACCttgaacaaaaaaaatggctagctaccttttttttttaacaactCTCTAAATTATTGAAAGTTATAGTTTTTCTACTAAACAATATTATGTGTGtactttttattacatatttttcttttgtattattttcaaacaGATTTGGAATtcattttgatatatatatttttgatacaTAGAAAATggattatataatatatacacaaattatattttacaattttgtatttttgattttatttatttttaatctAATATAGCAAATGCAATGCGCATTTTACTTTTGTAAATCTGGATATGTTAACTCCcacatatttaatttatttttcaaaaaaactatggaaatattttatatttataaaaattgtaaataataagttACATGCATTTTATCCATATATAAAGGATGTCGTTTGTATTtctatgtatataatatagtattacaaaaatggaataaaataagcaaattttcaaataaaataatacttGTTTTGTAtgaaaaattgtttatacaAACTTAAAATGATGCGTATAGTTATTGTATTTTCAAAAggattaaaaaatgtttaaacAAATCAGAGTTCAAATcgaaatatatgaaaaaaaaaacaacgGGGAAAactaaattttaaattgccaaaaaaaaattatatacatgcaTTCCCATGCAAAGCAAAACTTGTTGtgttaataattatttcataaaaaattacaattaattttaaagtaAAACAAACTAAggttattatatttttatttgcatattattgataaaatatatgaaagaTAATACTAACAAAATATGACGAAATCATGTTATTCCTCTATTTTTcaattcataatatttctcCAATTTTtcccaaaaaaatatagtctttcttttgtttaaatgtatgcatatatacatacatctttatatatatatagtgaATATTGTGGAATGGGCATATAAAATGTTGATAACATATTAGTTGGATGGGAGGGATAAAGCCATgaattgttatttttcGTGCTAAACATAATTGGTATAAAATTTGatacacatatttatatattgataaatatttttatctattttgtttatttctTTCTATTATGTTCTATAGAATGCACATGCATATCCACTCCGATTTGTTATGGTCGAGTATTCTATTTCAtgtattcatttattttataatttttattttgacaATTGCATATTCCAAAAagtaataaagaaaaaaatttacaaattttgtaaatttgaATACTGTTCAAAGAAAATGtgtaattaaaataaaaatatttgtgaaaaaaaaataaagaaattatatattttatgcaacagtttttaaaaaaccAAATACTGAATAAAGTTTAtgcattatataaaaaataaaaacagatagaatgaaaattaaaaaaataaaatttattgttttaaGACCAAAAGACGTTCCGCAATATTTAggtaagaaaaaataaataaagtcaaatcatatatatgatacaCAATTCccatatacatatacatttgtatatgtatgcatttttacaatttttgaTTTATCTTATCATCTTTCTAtttcttatttatattaatgaaataacaactttatatagttttatttctatatgtttttttaaaatatatttaaaatgttactaaaaaagaaagaatgtttgttttatatcatttacaCAGTAGACTAGAATGCGGCAGATGgttatgtttttattaagtTAATTTATTCTtcattttacattttttacaacAGAAATAGACATCAATTGTAACGaccaaattaaaaacataaagaacaaatattttgaagaatatataaaaaatggtaaatactttttatttttaaaattctgaaaattatgtttttcctaccatttttataaatacaaagaaataaatctctatttatttatataagtctgtatacattttttattactattaaatataattgttttttttttgatgtTTTGAATAtgctttaattttttcttgtttattattatacttaATCACATTTTGTAGACTTAAATGTtagatttatatatatggggAAAATACTAGACGATGTTAAGAAATTAGAGGattacataaatttttattataaagatttattttcaaataattcaaatttaataaataaagataataaaaatatttctagCAAATTCAAAGAGAGGTGTATACCCATTATCATTCATGTCAAAATCACGGAAAAGCCGCTAATGCCAAAAAATggtaatttaaaaaaaaagtagaTAATTAAAAGTTTGAATAGTCCAATtaaacttattttttttttcattttaaattatatgggaaaatataaaaataattatttgttaatttttttacttttttttttttttaattagaCATCTTTGGCAATAAGCCAATAAATGGGATACTATCCAAGCTAGCGCTATTGACATTCGTTTCTTTGCTTTGGGTGTACAGATTTAATTATGTAGATGGATTTCCCATATTTTGTTTGATagttttaattatatttacaatttttataacagCAACTTTGCTTTatggatatataattttattttttcaaatattattcaaaatatttattaccgtattttataaaataaaagaatatacTATAcgtttatatacatatattagtGAAAAAGCAAAAGggtttttattaattagaagcattacaaataataatcccaattaaaaaaaatattctttatataaaatgttcACTATTCCATTGCACaattatcatattattttatgagCAAATATGAATTTCACTTATTCGTATATTGAATGgttaatttttatgtaaatttttatttttttttcgtttcaATTGCTGCATATTATTTCAAAGTATGCAAATATGAAACGtataatgaaaaacaacaataaattatattcaaaGTAATGAATGCATATGTGCATATTCTCATATGCATGAATTTGTTTgtgatttattttatattatatcattattttacaCTATTGtcattttacatttttttgttcctttttatttcatcatatcaaagaaaaaaaactacAAACATTGGAGATCTATATACCGATTTGAACTTTTAACTTATTgattttatctttattttatttttttactttgGATAATCGCTATTTGTTTTCTTCATTTGAGCAATCTATTTATTCAtcttatcattttttaataaattattagaTGCGTTAATTTTTGTcattttattgtatttaCATACAAATTGAATGTTTATAGacacaaaaataaagatcAATTGAagaatcaaaaaaataatattaagtTGGGGTAGTTTGATCATAGACAAGCcgtttttaataatttttcatttttttttaatttaaaataaaacaactAAAAGttatgatataataattcaaGCGATTGCTTGCAATAAGtcaatttataaaaaaatcaaaaaaacttgtaaaaaattataaaaagttataaaaCTGTTAATGAATAAgttgaaaataaaacaatgaAGATATAGCAAAGGGTGATCATCTCTTAACGTGATAAAAATCTGGA
Proteins encoded in this region:
- a CDS encoding DNA-directed RNA polymerase, putative — encoded protein: MKTNIISKNLINKFTHFHSNIGFIFLLKKKERATNYLLYLKSNSFSNINLTKKKKANIHIIYNNEHPVKYYNKKKECKINDQLGKNNQTASLYKSEKSKNETNKIKCNSYENEEDILISIENDKSDEKKKKKNLNDEKINVKNLKTEEILIEKDYTSKNCLQNEIKTELETLVEKIKNLDEKYKNKIINYINTLDKEHTNGIEKNIIFFFENLDDYLSANGLLICDVGGEEIFNYIKKVNVKMEIDKNEITGPMNINNLFDINWIKEKKKLIYGDNIYPIIQNNQEQKHIQGNHQNNFENCNNIIAHNQTANYENIVKDNIINMRRQVLIERSSYKKAIEEAEEFVSNLHDLKKVTEIQGLCKIYLNWVNELEKKIINYKENIKKNNYKKNIFPDLIEEKLLAIITVKWTIQYTFNPLKKKYSNEVTTQSKHFEQEYPYQSLFTHIAIKIGEEINNELNFQLLEKNNLLYNFIKKNKSNVSFSHFQKYKMLNEIKEKLYMENKNQNIKSNIENTCKNNKHTDTQLENNLEIYTNEATKSIEKKKNYQNSQKTNNDGNNFLNKPFELVQWNSMKKASIGGLLLKMLIDNAKIDVDINTAKDEYRNEYKYYLFLHKTAKTKGEDLYSDCKYKKELNYQEYYEHESNSLKFIIRDKWKKGNELANFLDNASQNQNEEKKKKKKKCTHDQIAITNEDLHKINVSNELGNHNEEVMEKKNMTCSGEINSKETNINNCNSKEKSNVKQVCETEKQENGEKKVKQNNFCKNQKEKLKNKEIILYRSRRDKNKIEIPVFVHSYIWKNNNWYGVIHMRESCANFLLNNAINSHVPLNYLPMICKPKKWENDQGGMLLLKNNFIRYNIKPLFNLNVCNMSRIKNIVSEIGNVGWKVNKEILHYIEYAYMNGKTIGKIPLNKNYNLPYNIDLKKNNNNNEEIKKFYLLKEEITRLNKCLISERPTFLQKLAVAKTFKENEQIYFPHNIDFRGRMYPLSPHLHHMGDDICRSLIVFSNGEEIGPNGLYWLKVHLANNFGKDKLNFKKRIEWVDQNINNIKKLSENPFENLEFWGLADNPWQALAVSIDLINALNSSDPSKYKSNMPIQQDGTCNGLQHYAALGKDKDGGRAVNILPSDEPQDIYTVVLDIVISKIKNDMDNGGNKNESTNFLNKSELANYCFKYNLLKRKVVKQTIMTICYGVTSIGAKNQVKGKIQNMIAKDTDKNTINELSKYIANYIFESISEIFKRAMIIKKWFNNLSKVTNDLNIPITWISPIGLPCEQPYRLGTRILVNTPLQSVSVTSYKNSLLHKNKQRLGFPPNFVHSLDASHLIMTAEKMLIKNNFSFAAVHDSYWTHACNVDIMNKFIRDSFVTLYNKPILENIYQNFQMRLGKYAEKIPPPPEQGYLDISLVRDSKYFFS